The following coding sequences are from one Panicum hallii strain FIL2 chromosome 5, PHallii_v3.1, whole genome shotgun sequence window:
- the LOC112892924 gene encoding putative disease resistance protein RGA1 isoform X2, with protein sequence MAEIGGMLAAAVVKAAYGKVAAAAGDLVAQQRMFRRDIEYMRDALESIEALMGDAERRSIEEKSVQLWLNRLTTASYDISDIFDELEANATRKSALQKLKVLNLCLTAASKVGMADRMREVRERLENISKQRQEFSFTAGNSSYAQQVIDERETSSEVIKADTILGRDQDKQKVIALLTQASPSSEFIILPIYGIGGIGKTTLAQLVFNDTHFKDYEKAWVYVSQAFDLKKVGDSIRSKLQNNQSQLTDTEQPHDDPPALTKILIVLDDLWENDEFKVDDLKHSLKKFCNGRKVHVIVTTRDASIAQKIQTTEAYAIEPLSSDTCWTIIKQAIGGFEDRADKRRLEDIGKEIAMKCQGVALAARALGYILMRSMNFDGWVSVRDNDIWNISATECTPSPYDTVLASLKLSYISMLPYLRPCFAYCAIFPKGRKMAKDDLIYQWAALGFINKLSNEDSTWLQNGESIIRQLLGMSFLQHSNSPSSYGQPGKNVTFFTMHDLVHDLARSIMRDEVLDTTIKHNARGSNYRYVSLADCTKPLNSFVTYPDKIRALCFPGSAKVGRDADGFSCAKYLRVLDLAECSIQSLPYSIGQLKLLRYLNAPGIKDRVIPSCITKLSKLIYLNLRGSSEILALPESIGEMEDLQYLDLSGCEKIRKLPKSFEKLRNLVHLDLSDCPEANGIARALCSLSKLRYLNLSRENTWLDFGHSVPLRGLPEVIGKLIELRYLNLSNCTGYIFDPRTTVSEGEENSYPYIQKMENSGPVGSFLDTISTLSNLEYLDLSRNMVYSIPDSFCSLSKLHTLDLTGCYNLIRLPENVDDMDMLKFLIVKDCRILINTSNLQSNKHVIPLPEFVVHAAEGEHSSNLVLLKNGSPPELELCCLENVKSVEEARAIKLREKQSMVKLTLAWTTEKRFVEDMELLRELVPPRNLEHFELRGYNNVIFPTWLTDIAMYLPNLVSVCLWDITQCGSLPPLGQLPNLKSLKLVAISGITKIDRGFCGGVKAFTRLEDFSMLRMESLEEWTTAYSNGKGGAADKFMFPNLKDLTICRCHKLRLNPCPPRVKGTWRIEESDGVLSQWGESSPYTGSSTSSASLACLDIKSSMAPVHQWKLLHHLPAVKKLVIMCCNDLNSSSDFVGACSLRELTTLICNDITSLPQWLGRLTTLQKLEIRSCESLNNLPEWLGDLVSLKDLNIYNCHGIVSLPESIQRLTKLKRLSIQQCPALEQWGKLKENKKKIRHIKEVRALL encoded by the exons atggCGGAGATCGGAGGcatgctcgccgccgccgtcgtcaaGGCGGCGTACGGCAAggtggcggccgccgccggcgacctggTCGCGCAGCAGCGGATGTTCCGCAGGGACATCGAGTACATGAGGGACGCGCTGGAGTCCATCGAGGCGCTGATGGGGGACGCGGAGAGGCGGTCCATCGAGGAGAAGTCGGTGCAGCTGTGGCTCAACCGCCTCACCACGGCCTCCTACGACATCTCCGACATCTTCGATGAGCTGGAGGCCAATGCTACCAGGAAATCAGCTCTGCAAAAG tTAAAAGTTCTAAACCTCTGTCTCACAGCTGCTTCTAAGGTTGGTATGGCTGATAGGATGAGGGAGGTTAGGGAGAGACTGGAGAATATCTCAAAGCAACGCCAGGAATTCAGTTTCACGGCAGGCAACAGCTCCTATGCACAGCAGGTTATTGATGAACGTGAAACATCGTCGGAGGTGATAAAAGCAGACACTATTCTAGGAAGGGATCAAGATAAACAGAAAGTAATAGCACTCTTAACTCAAGCCAGCCCCTCGTCAGAGTTCATTATCCTTCCAATATATGGCATCGGGGGCATTGGCAAGACAACATTGGCACAACTGGTTTTCAATGATACCCATTTCAAGGATTATGAGAAAGCATGGGTTTATGTCTCCCAAGCATTTGACTTGAAGAAGGTTGGCGACTCTATAAGATCAAAACTTCAAAACAACCAGAGTCAGTTAACCGACACAGAACAGCCACATGATGATCCACCTGCTCTGACGAAGATTCTGATTGTTTTAGATGACCTGTGGGAGAACGATGAATTCAAGGTTGATGACCTGAAGCATTCCCTAAAAAAGTTCTGCAATGGGCGCAAAGTGCATGTCATTGTAACCACAAGGGATGCTAGTATTGCTCAGAAAATTCAAACAACTGAAGCTTACGCAATAGAGCCCCTGTCATCTGATACGTGCTGGACGATAATTAAACAGGCAATAGGGGGCTTTGAAGATAGAGCTGACAAACGAAGGTTGGAAGATATAGGAAAGGAGATTGCAATGAAGTGTCAAGGTGTGGCGCTAGCAGCTCGTGCTCTTGGGTACATATTGATGAGGTCCATGAATTTTGACGGATGGGTTTCAGTAAGAGATAATGACATTTGGAATATATCTGCGACAGAATGTACACCTTCTCCATATGATACTGTGCTTGCATCTCTGAAATTAAGCTACATCAGTATGCTGCCGTACCTAAGGCCATGCTTCGCCTATTGTGCAATCTTTCCAAAGGGCCGCAAGATGGCAAAAGATGATCTTATTTATCAGTGGGCTGCTCTTGGTTTCATTAATAAGTTGTCTAACGAAGATTCCACGTGGCTGCAGAATGGTGAGAGCATCATCAGGCAACTATTAGGGATGTCCTTTTTGCAACATTCAAATTCCCCTTCG TCTTATGGGCAACCCGGCAAAAATGTGACATTTTTCACTATGCATGACCTGGTGCATGACCTCGCAAGATCGATCATGCGGGATGAGGTTCTTGATACTACTATAAAGCACAATGCTAGAGGAAGCAACTACCGCTATGTGTCCCTTGCAGATTGCACGAAGCCATTGAATTCATTTGTGACTTATCCTGATAAGATTCGAGCCCTTTGTTTTCCGGGAAGTGCCAAAGTTGGACGTGATGCCGATGGATTTTCATGTGCTAAGTATCTGCGTGTGCTGGATTTGGCAGAATGTTCCATACAGAGCTTGCCATATTCTATTGGCCAGCTGAAGCTGTTGAGGTATCTCAATGCTCCAGGCATCAAAGATCGAGTGATTCCTAGTTGTATCACCAAGCTCTCAAAGTTAATTTACCTTAACCTTCGTGGATCTTCTGAGATTTTAGCACTGCCAGAATCAATTGGAGAAATGGAAGATCTGCAATATCTAGATTTATCAGGTTGTGAGAAAATTAGGAAACTACCAAAATCATTTGAGAAGCTAAGAAATTTAGTTCATCTGGATTTATCTGATTGCCCTGAAGCCAACGGTATAGCAAGAGCCTTGTGTAGCCTTAGCAAACTCCGATATTTGAATTTATCTAGGGAAAATACATGGCTAGATTTTGGACACAGTGTACCTCTTCGAGGGCTTCCAGAAGTGATAGGAAAACTCATTGAACTACGGTATTTAAATTTATCAAACTGCACGGGTTATATCTTTGACCCTCGAACTACGGTATCAGAAGGTGAAGAAAACTCATACCCTTATATTCAAAAAATGGAAAACTCAGGTCCTGTTGGTAGTTTCCTTGATACTATCAGTACCCTCTCAAATCTAGAGTATCTAGACTTATCCCGAAATATGGTTTATTCTATACCTGACAGTTTTTGTAGCCTCAGTAAGCTACATACACTAGACCTCACTGGATGCTATAATCTAATAAGGTTACCAGAGAATGTAGATGATATGGACATGCTGAAGTTTCTAATTGTGAAGGACTGCAGGATCCTAATAAATACGTCCAATCTGCAAAGCAACAAGCATGTGATCCCATTGCCGGAATTTGTGGTACATGCTGCTGAAGGTGAACATAGCAGCAATCTTGTTCTCCTTAAGAATGGCTCTCCTCCTGAGTTGGAGTTATGTTGCCTTGAAAACGTAAAGTCCGTAGAAGAGGCACGGGCAATAAAATTGAGGGAAAAGCAAAGTATGGTAAAACTGACACTTGCTTGGACAACAGAGAAACGATTTGTGGAGGACATGGAATTGTTGAGAGAGCTAGTACCACCACGCAATTTAGAACACTTTGAGCTCAGAGGTTATAACAATGTGATCTTTCCAACATGGCTAACGGACATTGCTATGTATCTCCCTAACCTTGTCAGTGTGTGTTTGTGGGACATCACCCAGTGCGGTAGCCTACCACCACTTGGTCAGTTACCGAACCTAAAAAGTCTTAAACTCGTGGCAATATCTGGCATTACAAAAATTGACAGAGGCTTCTGCGGTGGTGTCAAAGCTTTCACTCGATTGGAGGATTTTTCCATGCTCCGGATGGAGAGTTTGGAAGAGTGGACGACGGCGTACTCCAATGGTAAGGGGGGTGCTGCGGATAAGTTCATGTTCCCCAATCTCAAGGATCTGACAATATGTCGATGCCACAAGTTGAGGTTGAACCCATGTCCACCAAGAGTGAAGGGAACGTGGCGCATAGAAGAGAGTGATGGGGTGCTATCGCAATGGGGAGAGAGTTCTCCGTACACTGGTTCttccacctcctctgcttcactAGCTTGCTTGGACATCAAATCCAGCATGGCGCCTGTGCATCAGTGGAAGTTGCTTCACCACCTTCCTGCCGTCAAGAAGTTAGTTATTATGTGCTGCAATGATCTGAACAGCTCATCAGACTTCGTTGGAGCCTGTTCCTTACGAGAACTTACTACTCTTATCTGCAATGATATCACATCACTGCCACAATGGTTGGGAAGACTCACCACTCTCCAGAAGTTGGAAATCCGAAGTTGCGAAAGCCTGAATAATTTGCCAGAATGGTTAGGTGACCTTGTGTCTCTCAAGGATCTGAACATTTATAATTGCCACGGCATCGTGTCTCTGCCGGAAAGCATACAACGGCTCACTAAACTTAAACGTCTAAGCATTCAGCAGTGCCCTGCACTAGAGCAGTGGGGCAAATTAAAggagaacaagaaaaagattcGTCACATCAAAGAGGTGCGTGCTCTACTATGA
- the LOC112892924 gene encoding putative disease resistance protein RGA1 isoform X1: MAEIGGMLAAAVVKAAYGKVAAAAGDLVAQQRMFRRDIEYMRDALESIEALMGDAERRSIEEKSVQLWLNRLTTASYDISDIFDELEANATRKSALQKLKVLNLCLTAASKVGMADRMREVRERLENISKQRQEFSFTAGNSSYAQQVIDERETSSEVIKADTILGRDQDKQKVIALLTQASPSSEFIILPIYGIGGIGKTTLAQLVFNDTHFKDYEKAWVYVSQAFDLKKVGDSIRSKLQNNQSQLTDTEQPHDDPPALTKILIVLDDLWENDEFKVDDLKHSLKKFCNGRKVHVIVTTRDASIAQKIQTTEAYAIEPLSSDTCWTIIKQAIGGFEDRADKRRLEDIGKEIAMKCQGVALAARALGYILMRSMNFDGWVSVRDNDIWNISATECTPSPYDTVLASLKLSYISMLPYLRPCFAYCAIFPKGRKMAKDDLIYQWAALGFINKLSNEDSTWLQNGESIIRQLLGMSFLQHSNSPSSYGQPGKNVTFFTMHDLVHDLARSIMRDEVLDTTIKHNARGSNYRYVSLADCTKPLNSFVTYPDKIRALCFPGSAKVGRDADGFSCAKYLRVLDLAECSIQSLPYSIGQLKLLRYLNAPGIKDRVIPSCITKLSKLIYLNLRGSSEILALPESIGEMEDLQYLDLSGCEKIRKLPKSFEKLRNLVHLDLSDCPEANGIARALCSLSKLRYLNLSRENTWLDFGHSVPLRGLPEVIGKLIELRYLNLSNCTGYIFDPRTTVSEGEENSYPYIQKMENSGPVGSFLDTISTLSNLEYLDLSRNMVYSIPDSFCSLSKLHTLDLTGCYNLIRLPENVDDMDMLKFLIVKDCRILINTSNLQSNKHVIPLPEFVVHAAEGEHSSNLVLLKNGSPPELELCCLENVKSVEEARAIKLREKQSMVKLTLAWTTEKRFVEDMELLRELVPPRNLEHFELRGYNNVIFPTWLTDIAMYLPNLVSVCLWDITQCGSLPPLGQLPNLKSLKLVAISGITKIDRGFCGGVKAFTRLEDFSMLRMESLEEWTTAYSNGKGGAADKFMFPNLKDLTICRCHKLRLNPCPPRVKGTWRIEESDGVLSQWGESSPYTGSSTSSASLACLDIKSSMAPVHQWKLLHHLPAVKKLVIMCCNDLNSSSDFVGACSLRELTTLICNDITSLPQWLGRLTTLQKLEIRSCESLNNLPEWLGDLVSLKDLNIYNCHGIVSLPESIQRLTKLKRLSIQQCPALEQWGKLKENKKKIRHIKEVRWQEEVDIWTMLMECAEDFSEE; the protein is encoded by the exons atggCGGAGATCGGAGGcatgctcgccgccgccgtcgtcaaGGCGGCGTACGGCAAggtggcggccgccgccggcgacctggTCGCGCAGCAGCGGATGTTCCGCAGGGACATCGAGTACATGAGGGACGCGCTGGAGTCCATCGAGGCGCTGATGGGGGACGCGGAGAGGCGGTCCATCGAGGAGAAGTCGGTGCAGCTGTGGCTCAACCGCCTCACCACGGCCTCCTACGACATCTCCGACATCTTCGATGAGCTGGAGGCCAATGCTACCAGGAAATCAGCTCTGCAAAAG tTAAAAGTTCTAAACCTCTGTCTCACAGCTGCTTCTAAGGTTGGTATGGCTGATAGGATGAGGGAGGTTAGGGAGAGACTGGAGAATATCTCAAAGCAACGCCAGGAATTCAGTTTCACGGCAGGCAACAGCTCCTATGCACAGCAGGTTATTGATGAACGTGAAACATCGTCGGAGGTGATAAAAGCAGACACTATTCTAGGAAGGGATCAAGATAAACAGAAAGTAATAGCACTCTTAACTCAAGCCAGCCCCTCGTCAGAGTTCATTATCCTTCCAATATATGGCATCGGGGGCATTGGCAAGACAACATTGGCACAACTGGTTTTCAATGATACCCATTTCAAGGATTATGAGAAAGCATGGGTTTATGTCTCCCAAGCATTTGACTTGAAGAAGGTTGGCGACTCTATAAGATCAAAACTTCAAAACAACCAGAGTCAGTTAACCGACACAGAACAGCCACATGATGATCCACCTGCTCTGACGAAGATTCTGATTGTTTTAGATGACCTGTGGGAGAACGATGAATTCAAGGTTGATGACCTGAAGCATTCCCTAAAAAAGTTCTGCAATGGGCGCAAAGTGCATGTCATTGTAACCACAAGGGATGCTAGTATTGCTCAGAAAATTCAAACAACTGAAGCTTACGCAATAGAGCCCCTGTCATCTGATACGTGCTGGACGATAATTAAACAGGCAATAGGGGGCTTTGAAGATAGAGCTGACAAACGAAGGTTGGAAGATATAGGAAAGGAGATTGCAATGAAGTGTCAAGGTGTGGCGCTAGCAGCTCGTGCTCTTGGGTACATATTGATGAGGTCCATGAATTTTGACGGATGGGTTTCAGTAAGAGATAATGACATTTGGAATATATCTGCGACAGAATGTACACCTTCTCCATATGATACTGTGCTTGCATCTCTGAAATTAAGCTACATCAGTATGCTGCCGTACCTAAGGCCATGCTTCGCCTATTGTGCAATCTTTCCAAAGGGCCGCAAGATGGCAAAAGATGATCTTATTTATCAGTGGGCTGCTCTTGGTTTCATTAATAAGTTGTCTAACGAAGATTCCACGTGGCTGCAGAATGGTGAGAGCATCATCAGGCAACTATTAGGGATGTCCTTTTTGCAACATTCAAATTCCCCTTCG TCTTATGGGCAACCCGGCAAAAATGTGACATTTTTCACTATGCATGACCTGGTGCATGACCTCGCAAGATCGATCATGCGGGATGAGGTTCTTGATACTACTATAAAGCACAATGCTAGAGGAAGCAACTACCGCTATGTGTCCCTTGCAGATTGCACGAAGCCATTGAATTCATTTGTGACTTATCCTGATAAGATTCGAGCCCTTTGTTTTCCGGGAAGTGCCAAAGTTGGACGTGATGCCGATGGATTTTCATGTGCTAAGTATCTGCGTGTGCTGGATTTGGCAGAATGTTCCATACAGAGCTTGCCATATTCTATTGGCCAGCTGAAGCTGTTGAGGTATCTCAATGCTCCAGGCATCAAAGATCGAGTGATTCCTAGTTGTATCACCAAGCTCTCAAAGTTAATTTACCTTAACCTTCGTGGATCTTCTGAGATTTTAGCACTGCCAGAATCAATTGGAGAAATGGAAGATCTGCAATATCTAGATTTATCAGGTTGTGAGAAAATTAGGAAACTACCAAAATCATTTGAGAAGCTAAGAAATTTAGTTCATCTGGATTTATCTGATTGCCCTGAAGCCAACGGTATAGCAAGAGCCTTGTGTAGCCTTAGCAAACTCCGATATTTGAATTTATCTAGGGAAAATACATGGCTAGATTTTGGACACAGTGTACCTCTTCGAGGGCTTCCAGAAGTGATAGGAAAACTCATTGAACTACGGTATTTAAATTTATCAAACTGCACGGGTTATATCTTTGACCCTCGAACTACGGTATCAGAAGGTGAAGAAAACTCATACCCTTATATTCAAAAAATGGAAAACTCAGGTCCTGTTGGTAGTTTCCTTGATACTATCAGTACCCTCTCAAATCTAGAGTATCTAGACTTATCCCGAAATATGGTTTATTCTATACCTGACAGTTTTTGTAGCCTCAGTAAGCTACATACACTAGACCTCACTGGATGCTATAATCTAATAAGGTTACCAGAGAATGTAGATGATATGGACATGCTGAAGTTTCTAATTGTGAAGGACTGCAGGATCCTAATAAATACGTCCAATCTGCAAAGCAACAAGCATGTGATCCCATTGCCGGAATTTGTGGTACATGCTGCTGAAGGTGAACATAGCAGCAATCTTGTTCTCCTTAAGAATGGCTCTCCTCCTGAGTTGGAGTTATGTTGCCTTGAAAACGTAAAGTCCGTAGAAGAGGCACGGGCAATAAAATTGAGGGAAAAGCAAAGTATGGTAAAACTGACACTTGCTTGGACAACAGAGAAACGATTTGTGGAGGACATGGAATTGTTGAGAGAGCTAGTACCACCACGCAATTTAGAACACTTTGAGCTCAGAGGTTATAACAATGTGATCTTTCCAACATGGCTAACGGACATTGCTATGTATCTCCCTAACCTTGTCAGTGTGTGTTTGTGGGACATCACCCAGTGCGGTAGCCTACCACCACTTGGTCAGTTACCGAACCTAAAAAGTCTTAAACTCGTGGCAATATCTGGCATTACAAAAATTGACAGAGGCTTCTGCGGTGGTGTCAAAGCTTTCACTCGATTGGAGGATTTTTCCATGCTCCGGATGGAGAGTTTGGAAGAGTGGACGACGGCGTACTCCAATGGTAAGGGGGGTGCTGCGGATAAGTTCATGTTCCCCAATCTCAAGGATCTGACAATATGTCGATGCCACAAGTTGAGGTTGAACCCATGTCCACCAAGAGTGAAGGGAACGTGGCGCATAGAAGAGAGTGATGGGGTGCTATCGCAATGGGGAGAGAGTTCTCCGTACACTGGTTCttccacctcctctgcttcactAGCTTGCTTGGACATCAAATCCAGCATGGCGCCTGTGCATCAGTGGAAGTTGCTTCACCACCTTCCTGCCGTCAAGAAGTTAGTTATTATGTGCTGCAATGATCTGAACAGCTCATCAGACTTCGTTGGAGCCTGTTCCTTACGAGAACTTACTACTCTTATCTGCAATGATATCACATCACTGCCACAATGGTTGGGAAGACTCACCACTCTCCAGAAGTTGGAAATCCGAAGTTGCGAAAGCCTGAATAATTTGCCAGAATGGTTAGGTGACCTTGTGTCTCTCAAGGATCTGAACATTTATAATTGCCACGGCATCGTGTCTCTGCCGGAAAGCATACAACGGCTCACTAAACTTAAACGTCTAAGCATTCAGCAGTGCCCTGCACTAGAGCAGTGGGGCAAATTAAAggagaacaagaaaaagattcGTCACATCAAAGAG GTGAGATGGCAAGAGGAGGTCGATATATGGACAATGTTGATGGAGTGTGCGGAGGATTTTAGTGAAGAATGA